The proteins below are encoded in one region of Hemiscyllium ocellatum isolate sHemOce1 chromosome 3, sHemOce1.pat.X.cur, whole genome shotgun sequence:
- the cenpw gene encoding centromere protein W: protein MVGRAIPRRSLHSVLKKHKPQLRLSKDVHIMVHLNCLLFLHRLAVEARTKAVESKSSTIQPKHVKEVAKVVLKKSRG, encoded by the exons ATGGTGGGGCGCGCGATTCCGCGGAGGAGCTTGCATTCGGTGCTGAAGAAACATAAACCGCAACTGCGGCTCAGCAAGGACGTCCACATCATG GTACATTTAAACTGTCTCTTGTTCCTTCATCGTTTGGCAGTGGAGGCGAGGACTAAAGCTGTTGAATCAAAAAGTTCTACCATTCAGCCAAAGCATGTCAAGGAAGTGGCAAAG gttgttctgaagaagagtagaGGCTGA